The following proteins are encoded in a genomic region of Devosia lucknowensis:
- a CDS encoding ATP-binding cassette domain-containing protein, translating to MLRADDLIFAYPGQGQPYRFSLAAEPGAVTAISGSSGSGKSTLLDLLAGFTQPSSGTLALDGVDLLPLPPENRPVSLLLQSDNLFEHLSAEENVLLGLPRGTTKPQGKAQALDALDEVGLAGFAGNVASTLSGGQKQRVALARTLLRDRPVLLLDEPFSALDDETRGLIRVLVGELTQRHGWHTVLVSHHADDIAALASAHYRIVDGRTERA from the coding sequence ATGCTTCGCGCCGATGACCTGATCTTCGCCTATCCGGGGCAAGGTCAGCCCTACCGGTTCAGCCTGGCCGCCGAGCCTGGCGCCGTCACGGCCATTTCGGGATCGAGCGGTTCGGGAAAGTCGACCTTGCTCGATCTCCTGGCCGGCTTCACGCAGCCCTCCAGCGGAACGCTTGCGCTGGACGGCGTCGATCTCCTGCCATTGCCTCCTGAAAACAGGCCGGTGTCCCTGCTGCTCCAGTCCGACAACCTCTTCGAACATCTGAGTGCAGAGGAAAACGTGCTGCTGGGGCTGCCTCGGGGAACCACTAAGCCACAGGGAAAAGCGCAGGCGCTGGACGCTTTGGACGAAGTCGGCCTCGCAGGGTTCGCGGGCAACGTCGCGTCAACGCTTTCAGGTGGGCAGAAACAGCGCGTCGCACTGGCGCGCACGCTTCTGCGCGACCGTCCGGTCCTGTTGCTGGATGAGCCCTTTTCGGCACTTGACGACGAAACGCGCGGCCTCATCCGGGTACTGGTGGGAGAGCTCACTCAACGACATGGGTGGCACACCGTGCTGGTCAGCCACCATGCCGACGATATCGCGGCACTGGCCAGCGCGCATTACCGTATCGTGGATGGACGGACCGAACGCGCCTGA
- a CDS encoding lmo0937 family membrane protein codes for MLWTIAVILLALWAVGLAFKVAGALIHLLLVLALIVVLYNLFLKRKT; via the coding sequence ATGCTTTGGACAATTGCGGTTATCCTTCTGGCGCTCTGGGCGGTCGGGCTGGCTTTCAAGGTCGCCGGCGCGCTTATCCATCTCTTGCTGGTGCTGGCACTGATCGTCGTTCTCTACAACCTGTTTCTCAAGCGCAAAACTTGA
- a CDS encoding ABC transporter ATP-binding protein, with the protein MTDQAVSAASDPDKIVSEVQDAPRQIQPLRRLLPFLLRYPVRLSLTVFFLLISATTSLAIPALLGGAIDEGFVAQNIDMVGQYGWLIIGIAAIMAIASGARFYFISVIGERVVADLRHDVFAHLLKLETGYFDRHRVGELTSRLNGDTVSIRNAVGSSFSLALRSLVTIIGALTMMILTSPVLTLAVVVALPAILIPVMAYARRLRGMSRKTQDALADLSAMATEMLGANRTVKAFTQEDVQSVHYSQSSEASYRAEVKRLGARAVLVGMVIFLGTAALVGLVWWGARSVFEGTVTAGQLAQFLVYALMASGALTNVSEVLGTLQSVAGATERLTEILDTEPVIVDPARPVPLPTPALGTVAFDRVSFAYGGAGNEPVLRDVSFAVGKGETVALVGPSGSGKSTTLSLLQRFYDVTAGSILVDGIDIRNLALRDLRQRFAYVEQEPVIFAGTIADNIRFGKPGAGMDEVVAAARAALVDDFVADMPKGYDTMVGERGVMLSGGQKQRLAIARAILKNAPILLLDEATSALDAQSERLVQKALEHLMEGRTTLVIAHRLATIRDANTILVLDGGEIIDQGTHDQLVAKGGRYAELAKLQFRPDEAL; encoded by the coding sequence ATGACAGACCAGGCCGTTTCGGCAGCGTCCGATCCCGACAAGATCGTCTCTGAAGTGCAGGACGCGCCGCGGCAAATCCAGCCGCTTCGCCGACTGCTGCCGTTTCTCCTCCGCTATCCGGTGCGGCTTTCGCTCACCGTGTTTTTCCTTCTGATCTCGGCCACCACTTCCCTTGCCATTCCCGCGCTTCTGGGCGGCGCCATCGACGAAGGCTTCGTCGCCCAGAATATCGATATGGTCGGCCAGTACGGCTGGCTGATCATCGGTATCGCCGCGATCATGGCCATTGCCAGCGGCGCACGGTTTTACTTCATATCGGTCATCGGTGAACGCGTGGTCGCCGATCTGCGGCATGACGTCTTCGCACATCTGCTCAAGCTCGAGACCGGATATTTCGATCGCCATCGCGTCGGCGAACTCACCAGCCGCCTTAATGGCGATACGGTGTCCATTCGCAATGCCGTGGGGTCCAGCTTCTCGCTGGCGCTGCGTTCGCTAGTCACCATTATCGGCGCGCTGACGATGATGATCCTGACGAGCCCGGTCCTGACACTTGCCGTGGTCGTTGCCCTGCCCGCCATCCTGATCCCGGTCATGGCCTATGCCCGGCGGCTGCGCGGCATGTCGCGCAAAACCCAGGACGCCCTGGCCGATCTTTCCGCCATGGCTACGGAAATGCTTGGCGCCAATCGCACGGTCAAGGCCTTTACCCAGGAAGACGTACAGTCCGTCCACTACAGCCAGAGCAGCGAGGCCAGCTACCGTGCCGAGGTCAAGCGTCTAGGCGCGCGCGCCGTGCTGGTCGGCATGGTCATTTTCCTTGGTACCGCTGCACTCGTGGGCCTGGTCTGGTGGGGTGCCCGCTCCGTGTTCGAGGGGACCGTCACTGCAGGACAGCTGGCGCAGTTCCTTGTCTATGCACTCATGGCCTCCGGCGCCCTGACCAATGTGTCGGAAGTGCTGGGTACGCTGCAGAGCGTTGCCGGTGCGACCGAGCGGCTGACGGAAATTCTCGATACCGAGCCTGTGATCGTCGATCCGGCAAGGCCCGTTCCGTTGCCGACGCCGGCCTTGGGGACCGTTGCCTTTGATCGCGTCAGCTTCGCCTATGGCGGGGCCGGCAATGAGCCGGTGCTGCGCGATGTCTCATTTGCTGTGGGCAAAGGCGAAACGGTGGCGCTAGTGGGTCCGTCGGGCTCGGGCAAGTCGACGACACTGTCTTTACTGCAACGCTTTTACGACGTGACGGCCGGGTCGATCCTCGTCGACGGCATCGACATTCGCAATCTGGCGCTCCGCGACCTCAGGCAGCGCTTCGCCTATGTCGAGCAGGAGCCCGTCATCTTCGCCGGCACCATTGCCGACAATATCCGCTTCGGCAAACCTGGGGCGGGGATGGACGAGGTGGTTGCTGCCGCCAGGGCAGCCCTGGTCGACGACTTTGTCGCCGACATGCCCAAGGGTTACGATACGATGGTGGGCGAACGCGGCGTGATGCTGTCGGGCGGCCAGAAGCAACGCCTCGCCATTGCCCGCGCGATTCTCAAGAATGCGCCGATCCTGCTTCTCGATGAGGCGACATCGGCTCTCGATGCCCAGTCCGAGCGGCTGGTGCAGAAGGCCCTCGAACACCTGATGGAAGGTCGCACGACGCTGGTCATCGCCCATCGCCTCGCCACCATCCGGGACGCCAACACGATCCTGGTTCTCGACGGCGGCGAAATCATCGATCAGGGCACCCATGATCAGCTGGTGGCCAAGGGCGGCCGGTATGCCGAGCTGGCCAAGTTGCAGTTCCGCCCGGATGAGGCGCTCTAG
- a CDS encoding thiamine/thiamine pyrophosphate ABC transporter permease ThiP: protein MLILPHRPFRITSATVLTVIIAALIAAVFWAIVGAATEAEPGSRVDIAHLLRMTALQAGLTMVLSLAVGVVLAWALNRLRFPGRDLVVGLFAAAIVTPGMVVAFGLLSIWGRNGWINQIASWLGISFDSPAYGLSGILIAHVVLDGAFAARILLARLDTIPSSKLKVGQSLGLSAWQRFRLIDWPALRGSLPGLGAIIFLLAFTSFPIVLLLGGGPANQTLEVAIYTAVRLDFDLVGAVRLALVQIAVCSVVILVSSAFTTVPSALSRSAQPTWRDARGVRVLQWFVLALATAGFALPLLSVLYDGLTSGLLPVLEQASFWRATMTSVAIGSASALLTLVLALLLALGRSAAASRAARTVLGVPAYAYLAVPAVVLSLGFFLLVRSLGVPSGVAAPVVVVIANSLLSLPFAMATLAPPLDAIVRSRGKLIRSLDLSGWQQFTAIEYPLLGRDIGLMLALAFCFSLGDLGVIALFGTQDFQTLPLLMYRALGSYRSNDAAAIAALLLIFTIAAFVGLPRLVERIAHASRR from the coding sequence ATGCTGATACTCCCGCACCGCCCCTTCCGCATCACCTCCGCCACGGTGCTTACCGTCATCATCGCGGCGCTGATCGCTGCAGTGTTCTGGGCTATCGTTGGCGCCGCGACGGAGGCAGAGCCCGGTTCGCGGGTCGACATTGCCCATCTGCTGCGCATGACGGCGCTGCAGGCGGGGCTGACAATGGTGCTGTCGCTGGCGGTGGGCGTGGTGCTGGCCTGGGCGCTGAACCGGCTCCGGTTTCCCGGGCGCGATCTCGTGGTCGGTCTTTTCGCCGCCGCCATCGTCACGCCGGGCATGGTCGTGGCTTTCGGTCTTCTATCGATCTGGGGTCGGAATGGCTGGATCAACCAGATTGCGAGCTGGCTTGGGATCAGTTTCGATAGCCCGGCCTATGGTTTGAGTGGCATTCTCATTGCCCATGTGGTGCTCGATGGGGCCTTTGCGGCTCGCATCCTGCTGGCGCGCCTCGACACCATTCCGTCGTCCAAGCTCAAGGTCGGGCAATCGCTCGGACTGTCCGCCTGGCAGCGTTTTCGGCTGATCGACTGGCCGGCGTTGCGCGGTAGCCTGCCGGGCCTGGGAGCGATCATCTTTCTGCTCGCCTTCACGAGTTTCCCGATCGTGCTGCTGCTTGGCGGCGGACCGGCCAACCAGACGCTGGAAGTGGCGATCTACACGGCAGTCCGGCTCGATTTTGATCTTGTCGGGGCGGTGCGGCTGGCGCTTGTTCAGATCGCCGTTTGCTCCGTGGTCATCCTCGTTTCATCGGCCTTCACGACCGTTCCTTCCGCATTGTCCCGGTCGGCGCAGCCGACATGGCGCGATGCTCGTGGGGTGCGCGTGCTGCAATGGTTCGTGCTGGCCCTGGCGACCGCAGGCTTCGCGTTGCCGCTGTTGTCGGTACTCTATGACGGGTTGACGAGCGGCCTTCTTCCCGTGCTCGAACAGGCCAGTTTCTGGCGGGCGACGATGACCAGTGTTGCCATCGGCTCGGCATCGGCGCTCCTGACGCTCGTCCTGGCGCTGCTGCTTGCCCTGGGCCGCAGCGCAGCCGCCAGCCGGGCTGCGCGCACGGTTCTCGGCGTGCCTGCATATGCCTATCTCGCGGTGCCGGCAGTGGTGCTGTCGCTGGGCTTCTTCCTGCTCGTGCGATCGCTGGGCGTCCCGTCCGGCGTCGCTGCTCCTGTGGTCGTGGTGATCGCCAACAGCCTCCTGTCGCTGCCTTTCGCCATGGCAACGCTGGCGCCGCCACTCGACGCCATCGTGCGCTCGCGGGGCAAGCTTATCCGCTCTCTGGATCTGTCCGGATGGCAGCAATTCACTGCCATCGAATACCCGCTACTCGGCCGCGATATCGGGTTGATGCTGGCGTTGGCATTCTGCTTTTCGCTCGGAGACCTCGGCGTCATTGCCCTGTTCGGGACGCAGGATTTCCAGACGTTGCCGCTCCTGATGTACCGGGCGCTCGGCTCCTATCGCAGCAACGACGCAGCGGCGATCGCTGCCCTGCTGCTGATCTTCACCATTGCGGCCTTTGTCGGCCTGCCGCGCCTTGTCGAAAGGATAGCGCATGCTTCGCGCCGATGA
- a CDS encoding thiamine diphosphokinase: protein MQSPNPDGGKVLLRFDRPLAVVGGGAVEPGLLQDLAARGVALVGADGGGNAIGDVGIVPEAILGDLDSLDDRDSWEQRTRVIHIPEQITTDFQKALYSTSAPVTLALGMTGKRLDHTLAALGALLEVAPHRKVILVDETDVALAISGPFSFHAARGERISIHPLVPIVFERTGGLFYPMNDLLLDPAGRLGTSNEGTGGVVDIVPKDDTPWLLILGRERLWDLVEVCLRGGDTP from the coding sequence GTGCAATCCCCCAATCCAGACGGCGGCAAGGTGCTGCTGCGTTTTGATCGGCCGCTCGCCGTCGTTGGCGGCGGCGCCGTTGAACCAGGCCTGTTGCAAGACCTTGCGGCGCGTGGCGTAGCACTGGTCGGCGCCGACGGCGGCGGCAATGCCATCGGCGACGTGGGCATCGTGCCCGAGGCCATCCTGGGCGACCTTGATTCGCTGGATGACCGCGACAGCTGGGAACAGCGCACTCGCGTCATCCACATCCCCGAACAGATCACGACGGATTTTCAGAAGGCGCTCTATTCGACATCAGCACCGGTGACCCTGGCCCTGGGCATGACCGGCAAGCGGCTCGACCACACATTGGCAGCACTTGGTGCGCTGCTCGAAGTGGCGCCGCATCGCAAGGTGATCCTCGTGGACGAAACCGATGTGGCTCTTGCCATATCCGGCCCGTTCTCGTTCCACGCGGCCCGAGGCGAGCGCATTTCAATTCACCCACTGGTGCCCATCGTGTTCGAGCGCACCGGGGGCCTGTTCTATCCAATGAACGATCTGCTCCTCGATCCCGCCGGACGGCTCGGGACATCGAACGAAGGTACGGGCGGAGTGGTCGACATCGTACCCAAGGACGATACGCCCTGGCTGCTGATTCTGGGACGCGAACGGCTTTGGGATCTGGTGGAGGTGTGCCTGCGAGGCGGGGACACCCCCTAG
- a CDS encoding DUF1192 domain-containing protein, translating to MDEDIRKPPRNHDVGANLDALSVNELEERIGLLEAEIARLRAAIASKGDSRAAAEAAFKF from the coding sequence ATGGACGAAGACATCCGCAAGCCGCCCCGCAATCATGACGTCGGCGCCAATCTCGACGCACTTTCGGTCAACGAACTCGAGGAACGGATAGGTCTGCTCGAGGCCGAGATCGCGCGATTGCGGGCTGCTATCGCGTCCAAGGGCGATTCCCGGGCTGCTGCCGAAGCCGCCTTCAAATTCTGA
- the thiB gene encoding thiamine ABC transporter substrate binding subunit — MVKSSSLALAVLLAGFTGTAIAQDKPTLTIYTYDGFASEWGPGIPLKDGFEATCNCTVNFVAADSSIGTLRKVQLEGDSTDADMILGLDTAIAGEARATGLFADHGLDLTHLDLPTTWTDAQFVPFDYSHFAFMHDTDTMPTPPSSFEELIALPDEVKIVIQDPRSATPGLGLLLWVKAAYGDRAPQIWAGLKPHILTITRDWSESYALFLDGEADMVLSYTTSPAYHIFDEDDHTIKAAMFSEGHFPQIEVAGILKSSDHQDLARDFLAFLTSEAGQKVIPTTNWMFPVVDLGADLDPSFEGLPQPDKTLTIPEAEITANSSAWIDEMLAAVQ; from the coding sequence ATGGTCAAATCCTCCTCGCTGGCGCTTGCGGTCCTTCTTGCCGGATTTACCGGCACGGCCATCGCCCAAGACAAGCCCACGCTCACCATCTACACCTATGACGGCTTTGCCTCCGAATGGGGCCCGGGCATACCGCTCAAGGACGGTTTTGAAGCCACCTGCAACTGTACCGTCAACTTCGTTGCGGCCGATAGTTCTATCGGCACACTGCGCAAGGTGCAGCTCGAGGGCGACAGCACGGACGCCGACATGATCCTCGGTCTCGACACGGCCATTGCGGGCGAAGCCCGCGCGACCGGACTTTTCGCGGATCACGGTCTCGACCTCACCCATCTCGACCTGCCAACCACATGGACCGATGCGCAGTTCGTGCCCTTCGACTATTCGCACTTCGCTTTCATGCACGACACGGATACGATGCCGACCCCGCCATCGTCCTTCGAAGAGCTGATCGCGCTGCCGGACGAGGTCAAGATTGTGATCCAGGATCCGCGCTCGGCAACGCCGGGGCTTGGCCTGCTGCTGTGGGTCAAGGCCGCATACGGCGATCGCGCTCCGCAAATCTGGGCCGGTCTCAAGCCGCATATCCTGACCATCACGCGTGACTGGAGCGAGAGCTACGCGCTGTTTCTTGATGGCGAAGCGGACATGGTGCTCTCCTACACGACCTCGCCCGCCTACCATATCTTCGATGAGGACGATCACACCATCAAGGCAGCGATGTTCAGCGAAGGGCACTTCCCTCAGATCGAAGTGGCCGGCATTCTCAAGTCGTCCGATCATCAGGACCTGGCGCGCGACTTCCTCGCCTTCCTCACCTCGGAAGCCGGACAGAAGGTCATCCCGACAACGAACTGGATGTTCCCGGTCGTCGATCTCGGCGCCGACCTCGATCCGTCCTTCGAAGGCCTACCGCAGCCGGACAAGACGTTGACCATTCCCGAGGCCGAGATCACTGCCAATTCGTCTGCCTGGATCGACGAGATGCTGGCGGCGGTCCAGTAG
- the rpmE gene encoding 50S ribosomal protein L31 has product MKTDIHPDYHTINVVMTDGTTYQTRSTYGKEGDTLQLDIDPKTHPAWTGGTGQLMDRGGRVSRFKERFKGLGI; this is encoded by the coding sequence ATGAAGACCGATATCCATCCCGACTACCACACCATCAACGTGGTTATGACCGACGGCACCACCTACCAGACCCGTTCGACCTACGGCAAGGAAGGCGACACGCTGCAGCTGGACATCGACCCCAAGACCCATCCCGCCTGGACCGGCGGCACGGGCCAGCTGATGGACCGCGGCGGTCGCGTGTCGCGGTTCAAGGAGCGCTTCAAGGGCCTCGGCATCTGA
- a CDS encoding DMT family transporter, which translates to MTKPQDKQNSGIFAGLLDQPYLLLVMAPLFWGGNVVAAKLVVGEIDPFLLLACRCVFATLFILPFAVRHLRADWAVVRRHWLVLMGFGAVGYAVFNVLLYIGLSTTTGINAAIVQAGLPMMILAANFIIFRVQATSVQLLGVLLAISGVLLTATQGNPARLLTLDINIGDGFVVLACFAYTAYTLALRFRPKMHIMSFMAVSFFGAAVTGIVMLALFGGGLGEVTKLAQMSPMVWVVIAYVAVFPSMFSQVAYARGVELVGANRAAPTHNLIPVFGTLGSILILGERLEPYHLLAAAIIVFGIVLAEMAARRISHR; encoded by the coding sequence ATGACAAAGCCGCAAGACAAGCAAAATAGCGGCATTTTCGCAGGTCTTTTGGATCAGCCATACCTTCTGCTCGTGATGGCGCCGCTGTTCTGGGGCGGCAATGTGGTTGCGGCCAAGCTGGTCGTGGGGGAAATCGACCCTTTCCTACTCCTTGCTTGCCGCTGTGTGTTCGCGACACTTTTCATCCTACCGTTCGCGGTCCGACACTTGCGCGCCGACTGGGCAGTGGTGCGGCGCCATTGGCTGGTGCTGATGGGATTTGGTGCCGTCGGATATGCCGTCTTCAATGTGCTGCTCTATATCGGGCTGAGCACCACGACCGGCATCAACGCTGCCATCGTTCAGGCCGGCCTGCCCATGATGATCCTGGCCGCCAATTTCATCATCTTCCGCGTTCAGGCCACGAGCGTGCAACTGCTCGGAGTGTTGCTGGCGATTTCCGGCGTGTTGCTAACCGCCACGCAAGGCAACCCGGCTCGGCTTTTGACGCTGGACATCAATATCGGCGACGGCTTCGTCGTGCTCGCTTGCTTTGCCTACACGGCCTACACCCTGGCGCTGCGGTTCCGGCCAAAAATGCACATAATGAGCTTCATGGCAGTGTCCTTTTTCGGCGCGGCCGTTACTGGGATCGTCATGCTCGCCCTCTTTGGCGGGGGACTTGGCGAGGTGACCAAGTTGGCCCAAATGTCGCCGATGGTTTGGGTAGTTATCGCCTATGTGGCGGTATTTCCCTCGATGTTCAGCCAGGTTGCCTATGCTCGCGGCGTCGAACTTGTCGGTGCCAATCGAGCCGCGCCCACGCACAACCTTATCCCCGTGTTCGGCACGCTGGGCTCCATCCTGATCCTGGGGGAAAGGCTCGAGCCCTATCACCTTCTCGCCGCGGCAATCATCGTGTTCGGTATCGTGCTCGCCGAAATGGCGGCGCGGCGTATCAGCCATCGATGA
- a CDS encoding adenylosuccinate synthase, with protein MANVVVVGSQWGDEGKGKIVDWLSERADVVVRFHGGHNAGHTLVIDGVSYKLALLPSGLVQGKLSVIGNGVVVDPHHFVQEMAKLRGQGVKITPEILRIADNAPLILSLHRELDGIREDANSGLKIGTTRRGIGPAYEDKVGRRAIRLVDLSEPDTLMPKIERLLTHHNALRRGMGLTEIAAQTIYDELASISAEILPFMDQVWRVLEDKRKAGARILFEGAQGALLDNDHGTYPFVTSSNTVAGTAAAGSGLGPTAIGYVLGITKAYTTRVGEGPFPCELDDEIGHHLATVGREVGVNTGRPRRCGWFDAVLVRQTVKTSGITGIALTKLDVLDGLKEIKVCVGYELDGSRIDYLPASMGAQARVKPIYETLEGWSETTAGARSWAELPAQAVKYVRYIEELIGAPVALLSTSPERADTILVVDPFQD; from the coding sequence ATGGCGAATGTGGTTGTCGTCGGCTCGCAGTGGGGCGACGAGGGCAAGGGCAAGATCGTGGATTGGCTTTCGGAGCGTGCCGACGTCGTCGTGCGTTTCCATGGCGGACACAATGCCGGCCATACTCTGGTCATCGATGGCGTGAGCTACAAGCTGGCGCTGCTCCCCTCGGGTCTGGTGCAGGGCAAGCTTTCGGTCATCGGCAATGGCGTGGTGGTCGATCCGCACCACTTCGTTCAGGAAATGGCAAAGCTGCGCGGCCAGGGTGTCAAGATCACGCCTGAAATCCTGCGCATCGCCGACAACGCCCCGCTGATCCTGTCGCTGCATCGCGAACTGGACGGCATCCGAGAGGACGCCAATTCCGGGCTCAAGATCGGCACCACGCGTCGCGGCATCGGCCCGGCTTACGAGGACAAGGTGGGCCGTCGCGCCATCCGTCTCGTCGACCTCAGCGAGCCCGATACGCTGATGCCCAAGATCGAGCGCCTGCTGACCCATCACAACGCCCTGCGCCGGGGCATGGGCCTCACAGAAATCGCGGCCCAGACCATCTACGACGAACTGGCGTCGATTTCCGCCGAAATCCTGCCGTTCATGGACCAGGTGTGGCGTGTGCTGGAAGACAAGCGCAAGGCCGGTGCCCGGATCCTGTTCGAAGGCGCACAAGGCGCGCTGCTGGACAACGATCACGGGACCTACCCTTTCGTCACATCGTCCAACACCGTGGCAGGCACCGCCGCCGCTGGTTCAGGCCTCGGACCGACGGCGATCGGCTACGTGCTGGGCATTACAAAGGCCTATACGACCCGCGTAGGCGAAGGTCCGTTCCCCTGCGAACTTGACGACGAAATCGGTCACCATCTTGCAACTGTCGGACGTGAAGTGGGCGTCAACACCGGCCGTCCGCGCCGCTGCGGCTGGTTCGATGCGGTGCTGGTCCGCCAGACGGTGAAGACCTCGGGAATCACCGGCATAGCACTGACCAAGCTCGACGTGCTCGACGGTCTCAAGGAGATCAAGGTGTGCGTCGGTTACGAGCTCGACGGTTCACGCATTGATTATTTGCCTGCCTCAATGGGAGCACAGGCGCGCGTTAAGCCGATTTACGAAACTCTCGAAGGCTGGTCGGAAACAACGGCCGGCGCCCGGTCCTGGGCGGAACTGCCCGCACAGGCCGTCAAATATGTGCGTTATATCGAAGAACTGATCGGCGCGCCGGTTGCCCTCTTGTCCACCAGCCCCGAACGGGCCGATACCATCCTTGTGGTTGACCCATTCCAAGACTGA
- a CDS encoding YnfA family protein: protein MPFLIFFAAAGFEIGGCFLVWQAMRGGHLWLWVPAVLCLAVFGYLLSLAGSDSAGRAFAIYGGIYILASVAFMAGFEGIRPDRWDLLGAALALAGAAVIFFAPRAG, encoded by the coding sequence TTGCCCTTTCTGATCTTTTTCGCCGCTGCGGGCTTCGAGATCGGCGGCTGCTTTTTGGTCTGGCAGGCCATGCGCGGCGGCCATCTCTGGCTGTGGGTGCCTGCGGTGCTATGCCTGGCCGTGTTCGGCTATCTTCTCTCGCTTGCCGGCTCGGATAGCGCCGGTCGCGCATTCGCCATCTATGGCGGCATCTACATCCTGGCGTCGGTCGCCTTCATGGCCGGCTTCGAGGGGATAAGGCCCGATCGCTGGGACCTGTTGGGAGCGGCACTGGCTCTGGCAGGCGCGGCGGTGATTTTCTTCGCGCCGCGGGCCGGATGA
- a CDS encoding DUF1465 family protein produces the protein MLLADSGESRQAIAIGPRIVASGGFDALYREGMGLIEAVAAYLDAEGRIESRMLPRDAGFLYATESMRLTTRLMQLASWLLLQRAVNEGEISRDSARSEKEKVKFSATPSQRGGPGYDELPGTLREFIDKGDRLFERVMQLDALEKGNLPDVTPGVANGVADQLSRLKAAFARSE, from the coding sequence ATGCTCTTGGCCGACAGTGGTGAAAGCAGACAGGCAATCGCAATTGGTCCGCGCATCGTTGCGTCGGGCGGGTTCGATGCACTGTATCGCGAGGGCATGGGCCTGATCGAAGCGGTGGCAGCGTACCTGGACGCCGAAGGGCGCATCGAAAGCCGCATGCTCCCCCGCGATGCCGGTTTTCTCTACGCAACCGAATCCATGCGCCTCACCACACGGCTCATGCAGCTCGCATCATGGTTGCTGCTGCAGCGCGCGGTCAACGAAGGCGAGATTTCCCGCGACAGCGCTCGCTCCGAAAAGGAAAAGGTGAAGTTCTCGGCGACGCCCAGCCAGCGGGGCGGGCCTGGCTATGATGAATTGCCGGGAACGCTGCGCGAGTTCATCGACAAGGGCGATCGCCTGTTCGAACGGGTGATGCAGCTCGACGCGCTGGAGAAGGGCAACCTGCCCGACGTGACGCCAGGCGTTGCCAATGGCGTGGCCGACCAGCTCTCCCGTCTCAAGGCAGCTTTCGCCCGCAGCGAATAG
- a CDS encoding NAD(P)H-quinone oxidoreductase, which produces MTLPNDMTAIAISAPGGPDVLIPVRRPLPELAPNDVLIRVAAAGVNGPDLAQRRGHYAPPPGASPLPGLEVAGEIVALGQAVDSWRVGDRVMALTNGGGYAEYVAVPQGQVLPIPGGWSMVEAASLPETWFTVTQTLVMRAGLEPGMSVLVHGAAGGIGGATIQICAILGARAIALVSTEDKADYCKTLGAAAAINRTSENIAERVLELTESRGADRVLDLVGGALTAVNIEASARGGHIVQVSTLEGATATVSLRAMMAKDLTLSGSTLRPQSAATKAAIAARIRADFLPALSAPGWTKPDLATYRLDQARDAHAELESRGHRGKLVLVTAFGAGETKS; this is translated from the coding sequence ATGACACTTCCAAACGACATGACCGCCATTGCCATTTCGGCTCCCGGTGGACCAGACGTCCTGATTCCCGTCCGCCGGCCCCTGCCCGAGCTTGCGCCCAACGATGTCCTGATCCGCGTCGCTGCCGCGGGCGTCAACGGCCCCGATCTGGCGCAGCGGCGCGGCCATTATGCGCCGCCGCCGGGGGCATCGCCCCTGCCCGGCCTGGAAGTCGCCGGCGAAATCGTCGCGCTCGGCCAGGCAGTCGACAGCTGGAGGGTGGGTGACCGCGTCATGGCGCTGACCAATGGCGGGGGCTACGCCGAATATGTCGCCGTGCCGCAGGGCCAGGTCCTTCCCATACCGGGTGGTTGGAGCATGGTCGAAGCAGCGAGCCTGCCGGAAACATGGTTCACGGTCACCCAGACACTGGTGATGCGTGCCGGCCTCGAACCGGGCATGAGTGTCCTCGTGCATGGCGCGGCAGGCGGCATTGGCGGGGCAACGATCCAGATCTGCGCCATTCTGGGCGCACGGGCCATTGCCCTCGTCTCCACCGAAGACAAGGCTGATTATTGCAAGACGCTGGGCGCAGCAGCTGCGATCAATCGCACCAGCGAAAATATCGCCGAGCGCGTGCTGGAATTGACGGAAAGCCGCGGTGCTGACCGCGTGCTCGATCTCGTGGGTGGCGCGCTGACCGCGGTCAACATCGAGGCGTCGGCGCGAGGCGGCCATATTGTGCAGGTGTCGACGCTGGAAGGGGCAACCGCCACGGTGTCCTTGCGGGCCATGATGGCCAAGGACCTGACGCTATCAGGCTCGACCCTGCGACCGCAGAGTGCAGCGACCAAGGCAGCCATCGCCGCGCGTATCCGGGCCGATTTCCTGCCAGCGCTGTCGGCACCCGGCTGGACGAAGCCTGATCTCGCCACCTACCGGCTCGACCAGGCGCGCGATGCCCACGCTGAGTTGGAAAGCCGCGGCCACCGCGGCAAGCTTGTCCTCGTGACCGCGTTCGGGGCTGGGGAGACAAAGAGTTAG